The DNA sequence AAAAAAATTCGATTCCGTTCCTACAGCAAGAACCAGGTAATCATAATTCAGATTTCCGGTTTCTGTCTCTACAGTATTAGTTTCAGGTACCACTTTCAGCAAACTTCCCATATGAAAACGGACATTCTTAAATTTTGAAATCATTCTCCTGAAAGGATAACTGATATTCGATGCCTGAATAAAAGAAGTAGCCACCTGGTAAATAAGTGGTGGAAAAAAATGATAATTATTTTTATCGATCAAAGTGATCTGGAATCTGCTGTCATTCTTGAGAGATTTCATCAGATTGATTCCTGCAAATCCACCGCCTACAATGATAATATGCTTTTTCATACAATAGGTATTGAAGTGATAATAATCTGTAGTTCAATAATAAGACCAAATAGGACAGATGAATATATATTAACATTATTGATTTTTTTTTAATTTTTTAATCATAAATCAATTACACCCATTTTGCTGTCTAAAAAATTATATAATTTTTAAATTCTTTACAAATGCATGATGTTTGCTTATTAAAGAGTATCCAAAATTTTAAAAATAGTATAATATGAAAACAGACATTCTAACAGAAAAACATAAATTGGGATTAGGAGGAGTAGCCATAGGAACTGCTTTCGCCAACATTACTGATGAAGAAGCGCATGATGTTCTACAGAAAGCCTGGGATCTTGGAATACGGTATTACGATACATCTCCCTGGTATGGACTGACTAAAAGTGAAAGAAGATTCGGTCAGTTTCTACAGGATAAAGAGAGGGATGACTTTGTATTTTCCACTAAAGTAGGGCGACTGTTTAAAGAAGTTCCAAAATCCGAAGTTCCTCCAACCATGTGGAAAAATCCACTGAATTATGATTTCAGACACGATTACACTGCAGATGCTATCAAAAAATCGATTGATGACAGTCTTGAAAGAACGGGATTAGACAGTATTGATATTGTTTATATTCATGACTTATCTGAAGATCAGGTAGGAGATCGCTATCCTTACTTTCTGAAACAAGCTAAAGAAGGAGCATTTAAAGTTCTTTCGGATCTTCGCGATCAAGGCATCATCAAAGCTTGGGGAATGGGCGTGAATAAGATTGAGCCTATTTTAGACTGTATAGAAGCCGCAGATCCCGATATTTGTCTTTCCGCTACACAATATTCGATTCTAGAACATGAGGATGCGGTAGACAGATTGCTTCCTGCGGTGAGGAAAGCAGGAGTACGTTTAGTTTCCGGAGCCGGATATAATTCCGGTTTTATAGCTGGAAGAGATCGGTATAATTACAAAGATGTTATCCCGAAAGGAATGACCGAAAAAAGAGACAGAATTGCAGAGCTTGCCAAAAAATACGATACAGACATTATTCATGCAGGTTTGCAGTTCGTTTTGGCTGCCGATGAATTTGCTGCTATTATTCCCGGAGCAAGTAAGCAAGATCAGGTACAGGATAATGTGGACGCATTAAATGCAGTGATTCCACCTGATTTCTGGAAAGAATTAAGATCCGAAGGATTAATTTATGAGAAAGCCCAGATTCCGGATTACAGATAATTAAAATTATAAAATAAAAAAGCCTTTCAATGATGAAAGGCTTTTTCATATGCCTTATGATATATAATGCACTGCATTTTTTACAATTTCAATCGCTTCAGTCAATTGTTTTTCATCAAGTGAAGCAAATCCAAATCTACAGGCATTAAAATTTGCATCTTTTCCTGTACAATAAATACTTCCGGAAAAAGTGACCCCATTTTTATGTGCTTCCTTTATGATAGCTGATAAATCCAATTCAGGTATGAACTTGAGCCATAATGCCATTCCACCTGTAGGTTTTGTAAAAGAAACCGCACCTTCCAATTCCTTGTTGATAAGAGCCGAAGCCATATCACATCGTTGAGAGTATAACCGGTTGGATTTTTGGATATGACGGGTAAGATCTCCATTACGAATAAGACCTGCTGCCGCTTCCTCAATAATGATATCACTTCTGATGTCAATAAGCCTTCTCATTTTACGGGCAGCTTCCAGGAAATCGGTTGTTGCAATCATATACCCCAAACGAAATGGAGTCCCCAATACTTTGGTAAGAGAACCTATATAAATAATTTTCCCGCCATGATCTTCACTCGCCAATGGCAAATAAGGATCATATTTAAACTGGAAATCATAGTCATAATCATCTTCAATTACTGCCACATCATATGCGTTGATAAGTCTAAGCATATGCTGACGTCTTTCAACACTCATTGTTACCGTGGTAGGATGGTGGTGGTGAGGAATGATATAGATCATTTTTATGGTGTGATTCTGAAGAACTTCTTCGATAGCCTGAGTAGATACTCCGTCACTATCCACAGGAACACGGATAAGCTGGGCCCCCAATCGTTCAAAAACCAGGTCAGCGATAAAATAGCTCGGATCGCTTACAATAACTTTATCTCCCGGTTTAATAATAAGAGATGCTGCTATATAAATGGCCATCTGAGCGCCACGGGTTGTAAAAATATTTTCAACGCCCATATCAAGTCCCCGGGTTTGCTTTAAGAAGGAACATAATTCTACCGACAGATTCGATTGGTCTGAGACCTGATGCCTCAAGCTCACTTTATAGGTAATATCATCTAATGACTTTTTAAATTGTTTTGCAATAGCATTAACAGGGAGAAGAGAAATATCCGGAAACCCATCGTTCACCATAATCCGTCCATGATCAATAGGAACAACAGGATTTAATATTGTTTCCAGTTTCTCAAAACTAATGACGTTTTTATGAGCGAAAGCACCAATCTTATTTTTTTTATAGGATCTGGGCTTAACCAAAGGCAGATCGGAGGAAACAATATAACCTTTCCTTGGTAAATTATCCGCCCAGTCTTCTGACACCAGAATATCATATGCTGCTGTAATGGTTTTCCGATGAAGCTGGAGATCAAATGCCAGAACCCGGGTGCTGGGCAACAGTGTTCCCGGGAGAAGCTTACCTTCCTGAATCAACGAAATAAACTGAACAGCAATTTGCCGGTATACAGGAATATGAGCTTCAGGATTAATAATGATCAGATTTTTATAGGGAAGCATATAAAAGTATTTATCTACACAAATATAACAATAATCTGGACTACCAATGTAAATAAATCTGGTTCCAATTATCACCTTTTCTGTGATCTAATTTTGTACCATCAAAACAATATAAAGTAGTTAAAGATAACTACTCACATTAATTAAATTAAAAATCTTGTTATGAAAAAAGACTCGCATTGCAGAAATACCTGCCACAAGCTTATCAATTGATGAAAGAAATGGATGATCTGATCAAAGAAGGAATTGATCCTTTACATCTTGAAATGATTAAAATCCGTGGTTCCCAATTAAACGGCTGTGCTTATTGCCTGAATAAACATATTACAGATGCTATACAACTGGGGGAAGATCCTCAGCGAATTCATGTTCTGAGTGCATGGCATGAAGCTAAAAACTGGTTTACCAATGAGGAACAGATTATTTTACAGCTTACTGAAGAGATCACCTTAATAGGGGAGCATGGAATAAGTGATGATGTATATGATCGGGCTATAGAAGCTTTTGGTGAAGAAAAAACATCGCATTTAATATTGGCTGCTATCAGCATCAATAGCTGGAACCGAATCGGAGTAGGCCTTCAAATGCATCCAATAAAATATAAAGATTAATCCCATGGAAGTAAAAGAAGCCAAAACAAGAGCAGAAATTGAGTTCTGTAAAGAAGTAATTCTTCAGTTCCGAACCAATTTAAGTGAAGACAACTATGTAGATCAGACTTTGGAAATGATGGCTGAAGAAGGATTTAAACTCCTTTATATTGCCAATGATCAGGATACAAAAGCAGTCGCATTTATCGGATACCGCCCATTACAGATGTTAAGAACCGGTAAGATTATCTATATTGATGACCTGTTTACTTCTGAGGAATGCCGTGGTAAAGGATATGCTGGTATATTGCTTGATGAAGTTGCAAAAGAAGCAGAGATCACGAATATACAATCGATTCACCTGGATAGCGGATATATGCTTCATACAGCCCATCGTTTGTATTTGAATAAAGGCTATGTCCTTGCTTGTAACCATTTTGCTAAAAAAATATCTTAAGAGATTGTATCTCATCAATAGAAAACAATGATTACGTATCAGATAGAAGAAAAAATAAGCGTAGATGAGTTTACCCATGTTCTGATCAATTCCACTTTGGGAGAAAGACGCCCGGTAGATGAACCTGAAAGAATAGCTAAAATGCTCGAGCACGGCAACCTTATTGCTACAGCAAGGGATAATGGGAAACTGGTGGGAATAGCCCGTTCCCTGACAGATTTCGTGTATTGTACCTATTTGTCTGATCTCGCTGTAGATGAGGCTTATCAGAAAATGGGAATTGGAAAAAAACTGATCCGGCTCACTAAAAAAGAAACCCCAAAAGCTAAATTGATTTTATTGTCCGCGCCCAAAGCAGTACAGTATTATCCTAAAATAGGGATGACCCAATGGGAACAATGCTATGTTTTAGATGATATTGATGCTTTACCATAATCCTGAACAAGCCTATTGATAGGGTATTAATAAATAATTGTAAAAAAATCATATACATTTCTTGAATAATCATTCAAGAAATGTATCTTTGCATTGTTATGGCAAGAAATAAAGAATTTATATTAGAGGAAAAGCTTGAAAAAGCCAAAAATGTATTCTGGAAAAAAGGCTATGCTTCAACTTCAATGCAGGATCTGGTAGAAAATATCGGATTAAATCCTGGTAGTATTTACGGAACTTTTGGGAATAAGCATGAATTGTTTCTTGATAGTCTGAAAGTGTATTGTAACGAATTGCTTATAGAATATAAAATGGCAGCCGACAGTGCACCAGATTCGCCGTTGGCATCCCTAAAAGCCATTATTAAAAAAGCCATCGACTATTCTTTTACGTCTAATAAAGCCTGTATGGTTGTGAAAACATCATTTGAGCTGGCACCTGATGATGAAAAAGCTTTGGCTATTATCAAGCATCAGACAGATGGCCTGACTGGTATGATGACTGATATCATCAAAGCAGCACAGGAAGCCGGAGAAATCAATCCTGACAAAAATCCGGAGATCACTGCCGATTTTATCATCAGTAGCTTTGCCGGCTTCTGGCATTTACAAAACCTTTATAACAATAAAGAAAGAATCATACAGTTAAGCGAATTTTTGATCGAAAGCATTCAATAAAAAAATTTGTTCAATTATTGAACGATCATTCAATAAAAATATTTTAAATAAAATTTATGGAAAACAAACAAAAAGTATGGCTGGTTACCGGCGTATCGGGAGGGTTAGGTAAAGCGTTAGCTAATGCCATTCATCATTCAGGGGACATTATCATTGGAAGTGTCCGAAAAGAAGAGGATAAAATTGCTTTTGAACAGGCTTTTCCTGATAGAAGTAAAGTCTTTATGCTGGATGTATCCGATAGCACACGTGTTGAAGCAATGGTAAAACAAGTCATTAATGAATATGGCCGTATTGATGTTTTAGTCAATAATGCAGGGTATGGTCTTTTCGGCCTGGTAGAAGAAGTAGATGAGATAGAGCTCCGTAAACAACTGGATGTCAATTTAGTTGCTGTATGGAAAATGACACAAACTGTATTACCCTATATGCGAAAACAAAAGGCTGGTCACATCATTCAGATTTCCTCCAGGGTAGGTATTCTGGCCGGAACAGGAAACGGCGCTTATACTGCAACTAAATTTGCCATAGAAGGAATGAGTGAGTCATTAGCCGCTGAAGTAGCTCCGTTTGGCATCAAGGTAACTTTAACTGAGCCAGGTCCTTTGCGTACTGATTTTTTTGGACGTTCTGTTCTATTTTCTGAAAAAGAAGTAGAAGATTATAAAGAACCTTTGGGAGATCTGCGGGAAAAATATAAATCCGTAAACGGAAACCAACCCGGAGATCCTTCAAAAGTAGCTGAAGCCATTGTACAAATAGCAGCACTTGAAAACCCTCCATTCCGTTTGCCTCTTACAGCATCAACAATCGATGCTATCCAGCAAAAAATAAATGAATATCAAAAAGTTATCACCGATTGGAAAGAACTTGCTTTAAGTATTGAATTTTAAAAAACAGACTATGAAATTAAATTTAAACCGGATATTCTATTGGATATCATTTGCATGGTACATATATATTATCGGACCTGCAGCCGTAAAAAAAATTATTCAATGGCAACCGATGATGGACAGCATGCAATCTCTGGGCTTTGATAAAAACTGGACCATTGGAATTGGAGTGTTGGAAACCATTGGAGTTCTCATTGTATTGGCTGGACTTCTTAAACCATCTTTGCGTACTCTGGGTGTTCTATTTCTTTTCCCGTTTGCAATTGGAGCATTTACAGCGCATATGGCACATCAGGAATACCATCATTTTTATAATTCATTAATCATGTGCATATTATCTGCTGTACTATTGCTATTAGATAAAAGAATAAAAATAAACACTTCTGAAAATGAAAACACCATAGTATCATCCTCCAACTAATCCCATAGCAATTTCTAAAATAGAATCAGACTAAAAAAAAACTATGTTTCTTATAGTGTTAATATATCGTAATGTTCTTTTAGTATTTCTTTTTTTGGGGTAACTTAGTGTATATAATAAAAATATTGGCAATGAGTACCCAAAACGCAAAATCTGTACAAGAACTTATTATTAATGGAAAAACTTATCATTATAGTTCTTTAAAAAATCTTCCGCAAACTGTGGATCACCTCCCATTCAGCATTCGTATTCTCTTGGAGAATGTACTCAGGAATTATGATGGCTTTGGTATTACTGATGAACATATAGATACCTTATTACAATGGACACCCGCTCCTAATGATAAGGATATTCCATTCAAACCTGCGAGGATTCTGATGCAGGATTTTACAGGAGTCCCTGCGGTGGTAGATATGGCTTCTTTAAGAGCTGAATTTGTACGGCAGGGGAAGGACGGTCAGAAGATCAATCCGGCGATTCCTGTAGATCTGGTTATAGACCATTCTGTGCAGGTCGATTATTTTGGGACCGATTACGCTTATGACAGAAATGTAGAATTAGAATTTGACAGGAATAAAGAACGATATGAAGTTTTAAAATGGGCACAACACGGCCTGAATAATTTTACCGTGGTTCCTCCCGGAATGGGAATATGCCATCAGGTCAATCTGGAATATTTAGCAAAAGGAGTGGTCAGCAAAGACGGGTGGCTCTTCCCGGATACATTGGTAGGAACCGATTCACACACGCCAATGGTGAACGGAATCGGTGTAATTGCCTGGGGTGTCGGAGGTATAGAGGCTGAAGCTGCCATGCTGGGACAGCCTATTTTCTTTACATGTCCTGAAGTAGTAGGCTTAAAACTGACAGGGAAGATTCCTGATCACTGTACTGCTACAGATATGGTGCTTTCAATTACCAAAATTTTAAGAGATAAAGGGGTAGTAGGGAAGTTTGTAGAAGTTTTTGGTGATGGATTGGATCATTTAACGGTAACAGACCGTGCAACGATTTCCAATATGTCACCGGAGTTTGGATGTACCGTTACCTATTTCCCTATTGATGCACGAACGCTGGAGTATATGCATTCCACCAATCGTTCTCCTGAACAGATCAAAATTGTTGAAGAATATTGCAAAGAAAATCTTCTTTGGAGAACAGGAAAAGAAGAAATCATATACTCTTCCGTAGCAGAGCTTGATTTATCAACTCTGGAACCTACACTATCCGGTCCTAAACGTCCGCAAGATAAAATTTTAGTTAAAGACCTTAGCCAGAGATTTTCAGAAGTGTTAAAGGATGAGCATCACCGTACCTATGAACCCATTTCTAAAAGAACAGAATATGCCTGGTTATCTGATGGCGGATCCGGAACAGAATTTACTTTTGGGAAAGTCCCTATTGAAGGGGAGCTGCATTCAGAAGTCGTTCAGGATTCTTTACGAACCGTGAGAATTAAACAAAATAATTCAGAATATGTTTTAAGCGACGGAAGTATTGTGATCGCAGCCATTACAAGCTGCACCAATACCTCTAATCCTGCTGTTATGGTAGGTGCAGGACTCTTAGCCCGAAATGCTATAGAAAAAGGGTTAAGAACAAAAAGCTGGGTAAAAACCTCTCTCGCTCCGGGTTCTAAAGTCGTTACCAAATATCTGGAGAGATCAGGTCTTAATACAGACCTTGAAGCACTTCGCTTTCATACGGTAGGATATGGCTGTACTTCCTGTATCGGAAATTCTGGACCTCTTCCTCCTGCGATTGCAACAGCCGTTGATAACGGAGAATTAGTAGTAGCTTCAGTACTATCCGGAAACAGAAATTTTGAGGCCCGTGTACATCCGCAAGTGAAAATGAATTTCTTAATGTCTCCTATGCTGGTCGTAGCTTATGCTTTGGTAGGACATGTGGACATTAATTTAATTACAGACCCTCTGGATTATGATCCAAATGGACAGCCTGTTTATTTAAAAGACATCTGGCCTTCAAGAGACGAGATCCAAAACACAATTAATGAATGCATGAAGCAGGATGATTTTGAAGAAGTGTATAATGTTATTTTTGATGGTTCTGAGGACTGGCAGGACTTAGAAGTCAATTTAGATCAGAATTTTGAATGGAATAAAGATTCAACCTACATCAAAGAAGCTCCGTTTTTTGAAAATATCAAAGCTGAGCCGGATGCGGTAACCGATATAAAAAATGCAAAAGTTCTTTTATATCTTGGAGATTCTGTAACGACCGATCACATTTCGCCTGCCGGATCATTTAAAGAAGATTCTGCCGCAGGAAGCTATTTAAAAAATAACAATGTGAACAAAATGGACTTTAACTCTTACGGATCCAGAAGAGGAAATCATGAAGTGATGATGCGTGGAACTTTTGCCAACGTAAGGATAAAAAATAAAATTGCGGATAAAGAAGGAGGGTATAGCCGTTACTTACCAACCGGAGAAGTGAAAACAGTTTTTGATACGGCTATGCAGTACCGTGATGATCAGACTCCATTGATTGTTCTGGCAGGTAAAGAATATGGTTCCGGATCTTCCCGTGACTGGGCGGCAAAAGGTACTTTTCTATTGGGCGTAAGAGCTGTCATTGCCGAAAGCTTCGAACGGATCCACAGAAGTAATCTGGTGGGAATGGGTGTTGTTCCTTTGGTTTTCAATGACGGGGAAAGTGCCTTACTATTAGGATTAGATGGTACGGAAACCTATACCATTACCGGTTTGGAAGAGAATTTAGTTCCGCATAAAATGCTGAATGTAACAGCGGTTCACCCATCCGGAAAAGAAACGGTATTTACGGTTAAAGCCAGACTGGATTCCGCAATAGAAATCGAATACTATAAAAATCAGGGGATTTTACAATATGTTCTACGGGACTATCTGAAAAACAATTAATTTTTTAGGATCAGGACTACACGTTTATGAAAATAAGTGCAGGCATCTTACTGTTTAAAAAAGAAAAAAATAATCTGTTTTATTTTTTGGTTCACCCGGGAGGTCCCTTCTGGAAGAACAAGGACAGTGGTGCCTGGTCCATTCCTAAAGGAGAAATAGAACCTGATGAAGATCCGTTGAAACGTGCGCTCATAGAATTTACAGAAGAAACCGGACAAACCCTTAAAGGAGAATTTATTGAATTATCTCCGATCCTGCAGAAAGGAGGCAAAACAGTATATGCCTGGGCCGTAGAAGGGGATATTGAAACCTCACAGCTTTTCAGCAATTCTGTACAGATAGAATGGCCACCCAGATCAGGAAAACTGATTGAAATACCCGAAGTGG is a window from the Chryseobacterium sp. T16E-39 genome containing:
- the acnA gene encoding aconitate hydratase AcnA, which encodes MSTQNAKSVQELIINGKTYHYSSLKNLPQTVDHLPFSIRILLENVLRNYDGFGITDEHIDTLLQWTPAPNDKDIPFKPARILMQDFTGVPAVVDMASLRAEFVRQGKDGQKINPAIPVDLVIDHSVQVDYFGTDYAYDRNVELEFDRNKERYEVLKWAQHGLNNFTVVPPGMGICHQVNLEYLAKGVVSKDGWLFPDTLVGTDSHTPMVNGIGVIAWGVGGIEAEAAMLGQPIFFTCPEVVGLKLTGKIPDHCTATDMVLSITKILRDKGVVGKFVEVFGDGLDHLTVTDRATISNMSPEFGCTVTYFPIDARTLEYMHSTNRSPEQIKIVEEYCKENLLWRTGKEEIIYSSVAELDLSTLEPTLSGPKRPQDKILVKDLSQRFSEVLKDEHHRTYEPISKRTEYAWLSDGGSGTEFTFGKVPIEGELHSEVVQDSLRTVRIKQNNSEYVLSDGSIVIAAITSCTNTSNPAVMVGAGLLARNAIEKGLRTKSWVKTSLAPGSKVVTKYLERSGLNTDLEALRFHTVGYGCTSCIGNSGPLPPAIATAVDNGELVVASVLSGNRNFEARVHPQVKMNFLMSPMLVVAYALVGHVDINLITDPLDYDPNGQPVYLKDIWPSRDEIQNTINECMKQDDFEEVYNVIFDGSEDWQDLEVNLDQNFEWNKDSTYIKEAPFFENIKAEPDAVTDIKNAKVLLYLGDSVTTDHISPAGSFKEDSAAGSYLKNNNVNKMDFNSYGSRRGNHEVMMRGTFANVRIKNKIADKEGGYSRYLPTGEVKTVFDTAMQYRDDQTPLIVLAGKEYGSGSSRDWAAKGTFLLGVRAVIAESFERIHRSNLVGMGVVPLVFNDGESALLLGLDGTETYTITGLEENLVPHKMLNVTAVHPSGKETVFTVKARLDSAIEIEYYKNQGILQYVLRDYLKNN
- a CDS encoding PLP-dependent aminotransferase family protein, encoding MLPYKNLIIINPEAHIPVYRQIAVQFISLIQEGKLLPGTLLPSTRVLAFDLQLHRKTITAAYDILVSEDWADNLPRKGYIVSSDLPLVKPRSYKKNKIGAFAHKNVISFEKLETILNPVVPIDHGRIMVNDGFPDISLLPVNAIAKQFKKSLDDITYKVSLRHQVSDQSNLSVELCSFLKQTRGLDMGVENIFTTRGAQMAIYIAASLIIKPGDKVIVSDPSYFIADLVFERLGAQLIRVPVDSDGVSTQAIEEVLQNHTIKMIYIIPHHHHPTTVTMSVERRQHMLRLINAYDVAVIEDDYDYDFQFKYDPYLPLASEDHGGKIIYIGSLTKVLGTPFRLGYMIATTDFLEAARKMRRLIDIRSDIIIEEAAAGLIRNGDLTRHIQKSNRLYSQRCDMASALINKELEGAVSFTKPTGGMALWLKFIPELDLSAIIKEAHKNGVTFSGSIYCTGKDANFNACRFGFASLDEKQLTEAIEIVKNAVHYIS
- a CDS encoding GNAT family N-acetyltransferase, whose product is MEVKEAKTRAEIEFCKEVILQFRTNLSEDNYVDQTLEMMAEEGFKLLYIANDQDTKAVAFIGYRPLQMLRTGKIIYIDDLFTSEECRGKGYAGILLDEVAKEAEITNIQSIHLDSGYMLHTAHRLYLNKGYVLACNHFAKKIS
- a CDS encoding carboxymuconolactone decarboxylase family protein gives rise to the protein MQKYLPQAYQLMKEMDDLIKEGIDPLHLEMIKIRGSQLNGCAYCLNKHITDAIQLGEDPQRIHVLSAWHEAKNWFTNEEQIILQLTEEITLIGEHGISDDVYDRAIEAFGEEKTSHLILAAISINSWNRIGVGLQMHPIKYKD
- a CDS encoding GNAT family N-acetyltransferase, whose translation is MITYQIEEKISVDEFTHVLINSTLGERRPVDEPERIAKMLEHGNLIATARDNGKLVGIARSLTDFVYCTYLSDLAVDEAYQKMGIGKKLIRLTKKETPKAKLILLSAPKAVQYYPKIGMTQWEQCYVLDDIDALP
- a CDS encoding TetR/AcrR family transcriptional regulator, translated to MARNKEFILEEKLEKAKNVFWKKGYASTSMQDLVENIGLNPGSIYGTFGNKHELFLDSLKVYCNELLIEYKMAADSAPDSPLASLKAIIKKAIDYSFTSNKACMVVKTSFELAPDDEKALAIIKHQTDGLTGMMTDIIKAAQEAGEINPDKNPEITADFIISSFAGFWHLQNLYNNKERIIQLSEFLIESIQ
- a CDS encoding aldo/keto reductase — encoded protein: MKTDILTEKHKLGLGGVAIGTAFANITDEEAHDVLQKAWDLGIRYYDTSPWYGLTKSERRFGQFLQDKERDDFVFSTKVGRLFKEVPKSEVPPTMWKNPLNYDFRHDYTADAIKKSIDDSLERTGLDSIDIVYIHDLSEDQVGDRYPYFLKQAKEGAFKVLSDLRDQGIIKAWGMGVNKIEPILDCIEAADPDICLSATQYSILEHEDAVDRLLPAVRKAGVRLVSGAGYNSGFIAGRDRYNYKDVIPKGMTEKRDRIAELAKKYDTDIIHAGLQFVLAADEFAAIIPGASKQDQVQDNVDALNAVIPPDFWKELRSEGLIYEKAQIPDYR
- a CDS encoding NUDIX hydrolase, with the protein product MKISAGILLFKKEKNNLFYFLVHPGGPFWKNKDSGAWSIPKGEIEPDEDPLKRALIEFTEETGQTLKGEFIELSPILQKGGKTVYAWAVEGDIETSQLFSNSVQIEWPPRSGKLIEIPEVDQWEWFDADEAKIRINTAQIALLSELEDLLRK
- a CDS encoding oxidoreductase, whose product is MENKQKVWLVTGVSGGLGKALANAIHHSGDIIIGSVRKEEDKIAFEQAFPDRSKVFMLDVSDSTRVEAMVKQVINEYGRIDVLVNNAGYGLFGLVEEVDEIELRKQLDVNLVAVWKMTQTVLPYMRKQKAGHIIQISSRVGILAGTGNGAYTATKFAIEGMSESLAAEVAPFGIKVTLTEPGPLRTDFFGRSVLFSEKEVEDYKEPLGDLREKYKSVNGNQPGDPSKVAEAIVQIAALENPPFRLPLTASTIDAIQQKINEYQKVITDWKELALSIEF
- a CDS encoding DoxX family protein, whose translation is MKLNLNRIFYWISFAWYIYIIGPAAVKKIIQWQPMMDSMQSLGFDKNWTIGIGVLETIGVLIVLAGLLKPSLRTLGVLFLFPFAIGAFTAHMAHQEYHHFYNSLIMCILSAVLLLLDKRIKINTSENENTIVSSSN